The following coding sequences lie in one Myxococcales bacterium genomic window:
- a CDS encoding amino acid permease, translating to MSQISLRTATLLVVASMVGTGIFTTTGLLARDLSSGWLILLTWLIGGGLALCGGLAYAELCARYPRNGGEYWLLGRVYHPALGFIAGIVSIFVGFAATIAVSAAAFAKYAERIFPEIPHVIMALGLVIGVTMVHSLKTARASVFQDLATLGRYVLTAVVAMIAIVLSLGHGTDAWLTGPSTDAFSAPSFAVGLIWVAYAYSGWNAAAYIVDDVRLPHYTVPRALLYGTAMVTVLYALVNVAYLTAVPRAQLAGVIEVAHVVAEALGGPWAGKLISIVIAFGLVSTAGAYTMVGVRIYHVMAADYPKLRWMAPLPFKGHASMRALWIQAGLASLLLVSASFETLLTYVGFMLSVFSALAVFGVFVARRANPSVIPSYLTWGYPFTPIVFLAFNLWMVVYAAIEKPLVAGAGVAILIAGALLYRAVAPRPGSETSPTHKSI from the coding sequence ATGTCACAAATTTCCCTACGCACCGCTACATTGCTCGTCGTTGCCAGCATGGTCGGCACAGGCATCTTTACCACCACAGGGCTGCTCGCGCGCGACCTGAGTTCTGGATGGTTGATTTTGTTGACCTGGCTCATCGGCGGCGGCCTCGCGTTGTGTGGAGGGTTGGCCTACGCAGAACTATGCGCTCGATATCCGCGCAACGGCGGTGAGTATTGGCTGCTCGGTCGTGTCTATCATCCGGCGTTGGGATTTATTGCGGGGATTGTTTCGATTTTTGTGGGATTTGCTGCGACCATCGCAGTATCGGCGGCAGCGTTTGCAAAATACGCGGAGCGGATTTTTCCGGAAATCCCGCACGTCATCATGGCGCTCGGGCTCGTGATCGGGGTCACCATGGTGCATTCGCTTAAGACCGCGCGGGCTTCGGTTTTCCAGGACCTTGCCACGTTGGGTCGTTATGTGCTTACTGCGGTCGTAGCGATGATCGCCATTGTCTTGAGTCTCGGACATGGAACAGACGCGTGGCTGACAGGTCCATCGACGGACGCGTTTTCCGCACCTTCGTTTGCAGTGGGCCTCATATGGGTAGCGTATGCGTATAGCGGCTGGAACGCTGCTGCGTACATAGTGGACGATGTAAGGTTGCCTCATTATACCGTGCCACGGGCTCTTTTGTACGGAACGGCCATGGTGACGGTGCTTTATGCCTTGGTGAATGTGGCCTACCTCACAGCCGTTCCACGCGCGCAACTCGCTGGCGTCATAGAGGTTGCTCATGTGGTGGCCGAAGCGCTGGGTGGACCATGGGCGGGAAAGCTGATCTCCATCGTGATTGCGTTTGGCCTTGTGTCCACTGCGGGCGCATACACCATGGTCGGCGTCCGCATCTATCATGTCATGGCGGCGGATTATCCCAAGCTGCGGTGGATGGCGCCTTTGCCCTTTAAGGGCCATGCCTCCATGCGGGCGCTTTGGATACAGGCAGGCCTTGCAAGTCTGCTCTTGGTATCCGCAAGTTTTGAAACGCTCCTAACCTACGTGGGTTTCATGTTGTCGGTATTTTCCGCTTTGGCGGTGTTCGGCGTATTTGTGGCGCGCAGGGCTAACCCATCGGTCATTCCGAGCTATCTAACTTGGGGCTACCCCTTCACACCCATAGTGTTTCTCGCCTTCAACCTATGGATGGTGGTCTATGCCGCGATTGAGAAACCGCTGGTTGCAGGCGCCGGGGTAGCCATCCTCATAGCGGGCGCTCTATTGTATCGGGCGGTGGCCCCCCGCCCGGGGAGTGAGACCTCACCTACTCACAAGTCGATATAG
- a CDS encoding phytoene desaturase has protein sequence MNQGDNTAIIIGSGFGGLAAAIRLAHRGYRVTVLERLDQPGGRARVFRQDGFVFDAGPTVITAPFLFEELWAMCGLDMHDEIDLRAVDPFYRIRFDDGTQFDYSGDPVAMRKEIAKFSPADVLGYEAFLAKSETIFKKGFEALAASPFDTVFSMVRLVPEMMRLESYRTVYGLVSKYIKHPKLRQVFSFHPLLVGGNPFSTTSIYTLIAFLERKWGVHFPMGGTNVLVNGLVGLLERVGGTLRLGAEVEEILVEHGHVKGVRLHDGTALATNIVVSNADAAWTYRHLIHERHRNRWHNHKIKRAHYSMGLFVWYFGTSRQYPEVKHHTILLGPRYKELLADIFDRKVLADDFSLYLHRPTATDPSLAPEGMDAFYVLSPVPHLDGDIDWSVSGEMYREAVSHYLSRTILPDLEAKIMSSRVMTPQHFRDELLAYRGSAFSFEPILTQSAYFRPHNKSEDIRGLYLVGAGTHPGAGLPGVLSSARVLDHFLHAKGGMGRP, from the coding sequence ATGAATCAAGGGGACAACACAGCCATCATCATCGGATCAGGGTTTGGCGGGTTGGCTGCCGCGATCCGACTCGCCCACCGGGGCTATCGAGTGACGGTGCTTGAGCGCTTGGATCAACCTGGCGGAAGAGCGCGCGTGTTTAGACAAGACGGCTTTGTATTTGACGCTGGTCCCACGGTCATCACAGCGCCATTTCTCTTCGAGGAATTGTGGGCGATGTGTGGGCTTGATATGCACGATGAGATTGACTTGCGCGCTGTCGATCCGTTTTACCGTATTCGGTTCGATGACGGAACACAGTTTGACTACTCAGGTGATCCTGTTGCCATGCGAAAAGAGATCGCGAAGTTCTCTCCCGCGGATGTATTGGGATATGAGGCATTTCTTGCGAAAAGCGAGACGATTTTTAAGAAGGGTTTCGAAGCGCTCGCCGCAAGTCCCTTTGACACCGTCTTCAGCATGGTGCGCTTAGTGCCGGAGATGATGCGCTTAGAAAGCTACCGAACGGTATACGGCTTGGTTTCTAAATACATTAAGCATCCCAAGCTGAGGCAGGTGTTTAGTTTCCATCCGCTACTGGTGGGCGGCAACCCCTTCTCCACCACATCAATTTATACTTTAATTGCCTTTCTTGAACGAAAATGGGGTGTTCATTTTCCCATGGGCGGCACCAATGTATTGGTGAATGGTCTGGTGGGTCTCTTGGAGCGTGTCGGAGGAACGCTTCGACTGGGCGCGGAGGTCGAAGAGATCTTGGTAGAACACGGGCACGTCAAAGGTGTCCGACTCCATGATGGGACAGCACTGGCGACGAACATCGTCGTATCCAACGCCGATGCGGCATGGACATACCGGCACCTCATTCACGAACGACATCGGAACCGATGGCACAATCACAAGATAAAGCGTGCGCATTATTCTATGGGTTTGTTTGTGTGGTATTTCGGGACCTCAAGACAGTATCCCGAGGTCAAACATCATACGATTCTGCTGGGACCCCGTTACAAGGAACTTCTGGCTGATATATTTGATCGCAAAGTGCTCGCTGACGATTTCAGCCTCTACCTGCATCGCCCTACCGCAACGGATCCCAGTTTGGCGCCCGAGGGAATGGACGCCTTCTATGTCCTGTCTCCCGTTCCACATTTGGATGGCGATATCGATTGGTCAGTATCGGGAGAGATGTACCGCGAGGCGGTGAGCCATTACCTCAGCCGAACTATTTTGCCGGATTTAGAAGCCAAAATAATGAGCTCAAGGGTCATGACCCCCCAACATTTTCGCGATGAACTCTTGGCCTATCGCGGCTCAGCGTTTAGTTTCGAGCCCATATTGACACAGAGTGCATACTTCAGACCGCACAACAAGAGCGAGGACATTCGGGGGTTGTATCTCGTGGGGGCCGGCACCCATCCTGGCGCAGGCCTGCCTGGTGTCTTGTCTTCCGCCCGCGTGCTAGACCATTTCCTCCACGCAAAAGGCGGCATGGGGCGGCCTTAG
- the dnaN gene encoding DNA polymerase III subunit beta, with protein MEFTISKQNLLRGLTRTHAVADRKSSMPILSNVLLQVSSPGTLELSSTDLYLGVLAQTEATVKKGGSVAVSSRTLFEIVKNLPDADVHWQLVDKHLSHIQCGKVKYKIPGLGGESFPQLPSAGKSKFVRIASDQILELIALTHYAMSHDETRPHLAGALFEGDGNIARMVATDGHRLSKAEARLGQDQVPPLAFSMLVPTKGVMELKRLIEDSGPGRTKQEGNAEHQQVGIATMGNNAFFQRDGVQLSVKLAEEQFPPYAKVIPQSQQREIIALRTSLIEALKRISLVASDKSGGVRLQINPGTLQITSENPDIGEGSEELAIDFAGEPVVVGFNARYMLDVLGALKSDEVKLSLGGELDPGVLRPVGDTDFVGVIMPMRI; from the coding sequence ATGGAGTTCACCATAAGTAAGCAGAACTTGCTGCGCGGTCTGACCCGCACGCATGCAGTGGCCGATCGTAAGAGCTCGATGCCCATCCTCTCCAACGTCCTTCTCCAGGTAAGCAGCCCCGGAACATTGGAGCTGTCCTCCACCGACCTATACTTAGGTGTGTTGGCTCAGACGGAAGCCACTGTGAAAAAAGGCGGCTCGGTCGCGGTGTCATCGCGCACGCTTTTTGAGATTGTGAAGAATCTTCCTGATGCGGATGTGCATTGGCAACTTGTCGACAAGCATCTTTCACACATTCAATGTGGCAAGGTAAAATATAAAATCCCGGGACTTGGTGGAGAGAGTTTCCCTCAACTGCCATCTGCGGGTAAGTCCAAGTTCGTTCGCATTGCCTCAGACCAAATCTTGGAGCTGATTGCATTGACGCATTATGCGATGTCGCACGATGAGACACGTCCGCATCTCGCCGGCGCATTGTTTGAAGGCGATGGAAACATCGCACGGATGGTCGCTACGGATGGGCATCGCTTGTCCAAAGCCGAAGCAAGGCTCGGACAAGACCAAGTCCCCCCGTTGGCATTTTCCATGCTCGTTCCAACCAAAGGCGTCATGGAGCTCAAACGTCTTATCGAGGATTCCGGTCCTGGGCGTACGAAGCAAGAGGGCAACGCGGAGCATCAGCAGGTCGGTATAGCAACTATGGGGAACAATGCTTTTTTTCAACGCGATGGAGTCCAGCTGAGTGTTAAGCTTGCCGAAGAGCAATTTCCCCCCTACGCCAAAGTGATCCCTCAGTCCCAACAGCGTGAAATCATCGCGTTGCGCACGTCTCTGATTGAAGCGCTCAAGCGGATTAGTCTGGTGGCCTCCGATAAAAGCGGTGGGGTCAGGCTGCAAATCAACCCTGGCACGCTTCAGATCACGAGCGAGAATCCTGATATCGGCGAGGGGAGCGAAGAGCTCGCTATCGATTTTGCAGGAGAACCGGTGGTGGTGGGATTTAACGCTCGATACATGCTCGATGTCCTTGGCGCGCTTAAGTCAGACGAAGTGAAGTTGAGTCTGGGCGGGGAACTGGATCCCGGTGTGCTTCGTCCCGTGGGTGACACTGATTTCGTAGGTGTCATTATGCCCATGCGGATCTAA
- a CDS encoding class I SAM-dependent methyltransferase, whose product MVCNTKLIQTKLDIGVRFNAIAHRYDLLAALNPGYEKHLRWSAKRMALSNQARVLDLCCGTGISTTALSQTYPDATIDGIDISEGMLEHARAKFYQANVRFVHGDAMSPQALGIEGPYDGVLMAYGLRNVPDADACLSGIRSLLKPGGVLCLHEYSVRNSLKSRMIWSAVNFVIIWPSGLLTSPRSDIYRYLWRSVLDFDGVRELEGRLRGAGYTDVHTETMDGWQKDIVHSFVARAPKG is encoded by the coding sequence ATGGTTTGTAACACCAAGCTGATTCAGACGAAGTTGGATATCGGAGTCCGCTTCAACGCCATCGCGCACCGTTACGATCTCTTAGCCGCACTCAATCCCGGGTACGAGAAGCATCTACGGTGGAGTGCCAAACGTATGGCCCTCTCCAATCAGGCTCGCGTGTTAGACTTGTGTTGCGGAACGGGAATATCAACTACAGCTCTTAGCCAAACCTATCCAGATGCGACCATCGATGGCATCGACATTTCAGAGGGGATGCTGGAACACGCCAGGGCCAAGTTTTACCAGGCTAACGTACGCTTTGTGCATGGCGATGCAATGTCGCCACAGGCTTTAGGGATCGAGGGGCCTTATGATGGGGTACTTATGGCATATGGGCTACGCAATGTGCCGGACGCAGATGCATGTCTGTCGGGCATACGAAGCTTGCTTAAGCCAGGCGGCGTTCTGTGCCTTCATGAATACTCCGTACGCAATTCTCTAAAGAGCCGCATGATATGGAGCGCGGTGAACTTCGTCATCATTTGGCCCTCCGGACTATTGACGTCCCCGCGATCGGATATCTATCGCTATCTGTGGAGGAGCGTGCTCGATTTTGATGGCGTTCGGGAACTAGAGGGGCGGCTCAGAGGTGCGGGCTACACTGACGTGCATACCGAGACGATGGACGGGTGGCAAAAAGACATCGTGCATTCATTTGTGGCCAGGGCGCCCAAAGGTTAA
- a CDS encoding FAD-dependent oxidoreductase yields MPLQDTDVLVAGGGLAGVAAAVTLAERGVHVTLLERQDYLGGRAAGWDDQLGDGTAFQMERGFHAFFRQYYNVRDLLRRIDPDLALLCPMDDYPLLGPGGLHQTFSGLRTHAPFNVIDMVRQVDALKIRHLLKVNVRAALEMLAFDPARTFQAFDSTSAKSYLDSLNFPRDARQMLFDVFSHSFFNPEDDMSAAEMLAMFHFYFMGNREGLIFDVMRRPFSHALWQPMEAYLAKIGVNIMKNCEICQVTPLRRAEGFNVKIRSLANGRALRAKSLVLALNVPALGAVLGESPDLGSSAWRARMASLRVTLPFAVWRLWLDRPVRHSRAEFAGTTGVGLLDNISLYHRIEDESREWAKETGGSVVELHAYAVSPAVTEEAIKSSLLKGLHTLYPETMHARIIEERWQLHQDCPAFAPGSHALRPKVTTCLSGLVLAGDYVRLDMPSALMERAVMSGMLAANHLLEQRKLPKAPIRTIAPRGMAALAFRGADAYRRMRDRPKNEARSSV; encoded by the coding sequence GTGCCCCTCCAAGATACAGATGTGCTCGTAGCTGGTGGTGGTTTAGCGGGGGTGGCCGCCGCAGTGACCCTGGCTGAACGTGGCGTTCACGTCACCCTACTAGAGCGGCAGGACTACCTCGGAGGCCGCGCGGCAGGTTGGGACGACCAGTTGGGAGACGGTACCGCGTTCCAAATGGAGCGTGGCTTCCACGCCTTTTTCCGCCAGTACTACAACGTGCGTGATTTGCTGAGACGTATCGATCCCGATCTTGCATTGCTTTGTCCTATGGATGACTACCCGCTCTTGGGTCCCGGGGGTTTACACCAAACATTTTCGGGATTGCGCACACATGCACCCTTTAACGTCATCGATATGGTGCGCCAAGTCGACGCGCTCAAGATCAGACACTTGCTTAAGGTGAATGTGCGCGCCGCCCTGGAGATGCTCGCATTTGACCCCGCACGTACGTTCCAGGCGTTCGACAGCACGAGCGCGAAAAGCTATCTCGATTCGCTCAACTTCCCTAGGGACGCTCGACAAATGTTGTTTGATGTCTTCTCCCACTCGTTTTTCAACCCCGAGGACGACATGTCTGCTGCCGAGATGCTGGCAATGTTCCACTTTTATTTTATGGGCAATCGGGAGGGGCTGATTTTTGATGTGATGCGTCGACCCTTTTCCCACGCATTGTGGCAGCCAATGGAGGCATATTTAGCCAAGATTGGCGTGAATATTATGAAAAACTGCGAGATATGTCAGGTCACGCCCCTGCGTAGGGCTGAAGGATTCAACGTCAAAATCCGGTCGCTAGCTAACGGGCGAGCCCTGCGCGCGAAATCGCTCGTGCTTGCGCTTAATGTCCCGGCTCTCGGAGCTGTCCTCGGCGAATCACCCGATCTGGGTTCTTCGGCGTGGCGGGCGCGCATGGCATCGCTCCGGGTCACCTTGCCGTTTGCAGTGTGGCGGCTTTGGTTGGATCGCCCGGTGCGTCATTCACGTGCCGAGTTTGCAGGCACGACGGGCGTAGGATTGTTGGACAATATTTCACTCTACCATCGCATCGAGGATGAATCGCGGGAATGGGCGAAAGAAACAGGCGGCAGTGTGGTTGAGTTACATGCCTATGCAGTGTCACCTGCAGTGACCGAAGAGGCCATCAAATCGAGTCTGCTAAAAGGCCTTCACACGCTCTATCCAGAAACGATGCACGCGCGCATCATCGAGGAGCGATGGCAGTTGCACCAAGATTGCCCCGCCTTTGCGCCGGGATCACATGCCTTGCGTCCTAAGGTGACCACGTGTCTTTCGGGGCTTGTACTGGCGGGGGATTATGTGCGGCTTGACATGCCTTCCGCGCTTATGGAGCGTGCGGTGATGAGCGGCATGCTGGCGGCGAATCATTTATTGGAGCAGCGAAAGTTGCCGAAGGCGCCTATTCGCACGATTGCGCCGCGCGGTATGGCGGCCTTGGCGTTTCGAGGGGCCGATGCATACCGACGGATGCGGGATCGTCCCAAAAACGAAGCGCGGAGTAGCGTCTAG
- a CDS encoding alpha/beta fold hydrolase, with product MPRASSLSLRPESRLAKPSRPWAGLGISLWGYLLLTSPGCGEDAQPRCRYALDAKQIEGTTVVCDDLEVPGRWATTEGPGMKLHVAAFRADPEAFTPRAWMWLLGGPGQSWKGSTEALSPDAIEKIGQDLLIVDQRGVGFNSPKINCAEAGLPADASPAEAVRDCVKYLRDHDVPIEGYTTWDMARDIEAARIHFGYAALDLVGTSYGTRLALEYLRLYPNTSHAVALDSVWPPSYRLFETQLVARSEALEAVFVTCAEDPACQVEFPELEQTFEELYALLEESPVAVDGGSMDGDAFVSTLVATVLSFIPASTPAVIYETAQAVKVDHEIPPSVKELFGSFEVGLDEDGGNDLLIAVTCAENQGVSLETIQAQKAEVRPSLHALAEVVEDFLYPACQAWPEVPVPPDAFDPVRNTDVPVLMMSGRLDPRTPLSWAKDSIQSFGNRAHVILQHQGHSLLSQAEGCLLGYSLKFMFTGEAPEDFECDASLDPDFYTTVHDAVDTR from the coding sequence GTGCCACGCGCGTCTTCGCTTTCACTTCGTCCCGAGTCTCGCTTGGCTAAACCGTCTCGGCCGTGGGCTGGTTTAGGAATCAGCCTGTGGGGGTATTTGTTGCTGACATCGCCGGGTTGCGGCGAGGATGCGCAACCGCGATGCCGATACGCCTTAGATGCGAAGCAGATAGAAGGCACCACGGTTGTCTGTGATGATCTCGAGGTACCCGGCCGCTGGGCTACCACGGAAGGTCCAGGCATGAAGCTGCACGTCGCCGCGTTTCGCGCTGATCCTGAGGCCTTCACCCCACGCGCCTGGATGTGGCTTTTGGGTGGGCCTGGCCAGAGTTGGAAAGGAAGTACGGAAGCGCTTTCTCCGGATGCCATCGAGAAAATCGGCCAGGACCTTCTCATTGTCGATCAGCGCGGGGTTGGCTTCAACAGCCCTAAAATTAACTGCGCTGAGGCAGGCCTGCCAGCTGACGCAAGTCCCGCCGAGGCCGTGCGAGACTGCGTTAAATATCTACGCGATCACGATGTGCCTATCGAGGGATACACGACATGGGATATGGCACGCGATATCGAAGCGGCGCGGATTCATTTTGGTTACGCGGCCCTAGACTTGGTGGGGACTTCTTATGGCACACGTTTGGCGTTGGAGTATTTGAGGTTGTATCCCAATACGAGTCATGCTGTTGCCCTGGATTCAGTATGGCCCCCATCGTATCGTTTGTTTGAGACACAGCTGGTGGCGCGAAGTGAGGCGCTAGAAGCCGTATTTGTAACATGTGCTGAGGATCCTGCATGCCAGGTGGAATTCCCCGAGCTCGAGCAGACCTTCGAAGAGCTATACGCCCTCCTTGAGGAGTCGCCCGTCGCGGTTGATGGCGGGAGCATGGATGGCGATGCCTTTGTGAGCACGTTGGTTGCTACCGTTCTGTCTTTTATTCCCGCTTCCACGCCGGCGGTCATTTACGAGACTGCGCAAGCGGTAAAAGTTGATCACGAAATCCCACCTTCCGTAAAAGAACTTTTTGGGTCCTTTGAGGTGGGTTTGGACGAGGACGGCGGCAACGACTTGCTTATCGCAGTGACCTGCGCGGAGAACCAGGGGGTTTCTCTAGAAACGATTCAAGCCCAAAAAGCAGAGGTCAGGCCATCGCTCCATGCACTGGCGGAGGTAGTCGAAGATTTTCTCTATCCAGCTTGTCAAGCATGGCCAGAGGTTCCTGTACCGCCCGACGCCTTTGACCCCGTACGCAACACGGATGTGCCTGTACTCATGATGAGCGGCCGGTTGGATCCTCGCACACCGCTAAGTTGGGCCAAGGACAGTATCCAATCGTTCGGCAATAGAGCCCACGTGATTTTGCAACACCAAGGCCACAGCCTGCTCAGCCAGGCAGAGGGATGCCTCTTAGGCTACTCCTTGAAGTTTATGTTCACAGGCGAAGCTCCAGAGGATTTTGAATGCGATGCATCGCTTGATCCGGATTTTTATACGACCGTCCACGACGCAGTTGATACACGCTGA
- a CDS encoding DNA replication/repair protein RecF, with the protein MHAPEISSPHASLCLESIKVEHYRNFDRAEFYPGKRFNVISGPNGAGKSNLLEAIYYLSALRSFRHAGTLDLIGKPHANSRITATVKGGLLKDRLDVVLSRTEARRVLRNEKRPTSAAQYKTCVPAVLFSPGDVELPSGSPEHRRTFVDRILEQMDPTYTASLNTYNRALRSRNKLLKSGGKNPQALRVYDEILASSGEVIGVSRAALIDELSPMSSRAFRATNRDLPELALTYAPSVSPDRKMLLSSLDRSFERDQMRGYTRYGPHSDDVTLALGGQPVRHFASQGQKRAIVLAVKTAELLLLTHKTGKVPVLLLDDVSSELDRTRNQFFFESLSDLGGQVFLTTTHPEFIILNEYREDFVIEDGVISRSRHS; encoded by the coding sequence GTGCACGCACCAGAGATATCGTCGCCTCACGCATCGTTGTGCCTCGAATCGATCAAGGTCGAGCACTACCGAAACTTTGACCGCGCCGAGTTTTATCCTGGCAAGCGCTTTAATGTGATCTCCGGGCCGAACGGCGCTGGCAAAAGCAACCTTCTTGAAGCGATTTATTATTTAAGCGCGCTGCGGAGCTTTAGGCATGCGGGAACCCTGGACCTTATCGGGAAGCCACATGCGAATAGCCGTATCACCGCGACAGTTAAGGGCGGTCTGCTGAAAGACCGTCTCGATGTTGTGCTGAGCCGCACAGAGGCAAGGCGTGTGTTACGGAATGAGAAGCGCCCCACGTCGGCGGCCCAGTACAAGACATGTGTCCCAGCGGTTTTATTTAGTCCAGGAGACGTTGAACTTCCCTCAGGAAGTCCAGAGCATCGACGCACGTTCGTTGACCGGATACTCGAACAAATGGACCCCACATATACCGCCTCACTCAATACCTATAACCGTGCGCTTCGAAGTCGAAACAAGCTACTTAAATCCGGCGGCAAAAACCCCCAGGCGCTTCGAGTGTATGATGAGATACTCGCCTCTTCTGGAGAAGTGATTGGTGTTTCACGCGCAGCGCTCATCGATGAGCTCTCTCCAATGTCTTCGCGCGCCTTTCGGGCGACAAACCGTGATCTTCCTGAGCTTGCTTTGACCTATGCTCCCTCGGTGTCGCCGGACCGAAAGATGCTGCTGTCGAGTTTGGATAGGTCTTTTGAGCGTGATCAGATGCGAGGCTATACGCGTTACGGACCCCACTCGGACGATGTGACTCTGGCCTTGGGAGGGCAGCCGGTCAGACATTTTGCATCGCAAGGTCAAAAACGCGCGATTGTCTTGGCGGTCAAAACTGCGGAGCTCTTGCTTCTCACCCACAAAACAGGCAAGGTGCCAGTCTTATTGCTGGATGATGTATCGAGCGAGCTTGATCGCACGCGAAACCAGTTTTTTTTTGAGTCCTTATCTGATTTAGGGGGTCAGGTGTTTCTCACGACGACCCATCCAGAGTTTATTATTCTCAACGAATACCGGGAGGACTTTGTGATTGAGGACGGAGTCATTTCGCGAAGTCGGCATTCATGA
- a CDS encoding phytoene/squalene synthase family protein yields the protein MSIHTTSQKAAALYPGFEHDIGTCQAVLKKGSKSFTQASWLLPRPTRDAAAAVYAFCRIADDLIDEDDETGIADLRHMIARIYTRGGQRDAIERALGAVVFHYHIPISIFNALVEGFAWDRQHRQYASIEDLEHYCARVASTVGVIMTLIMGIRDPWVLGRAAELGLAMQLTNIARDVGEDARHGRVYLPLEWLGEQNVSADELVVSPMFSSGIANVVKRILAHAEQYYLSASHGLSHLPRNCQSAMWAARLIYADIGTVIRENRYDSINHRAHTSTVRKLWLMLRALFSPLRPPVALDRHMPEAVRFLAHGL from the coding sequence ATGTCCATTCACACCACATCTCAAAAAGCAGCGGCGCTGTATCCAGGCTTCGAGCACGACATCGGCACCTGTCAGGCTGTGCTTAAAAAGGGATCCAAGAGCTTTACCCAGGCGTCCTGGCTTCTTCCGCGTCCAACTCGCGACGCTGCGGCAGCGGTATATGCGTTTTGCCGAATCGCCGACGACCTGATTGATGAAGACGATGAAACGGGTATTGCGGATCTCCGTCACATGATCGCGCGGATATACACGCGGGGCGGGCAACGCGACGCGATTGAACGCGCGCTCGGTGCGGTCGTGTTTCACTATCATATACCTATCAGCATATTTAATGCTCTGGTTGAAGGGTTTGCCTGGGATCGCCAGCATCGCCAATACGCATCCATCGAAGATCTAGAGCATTACTGTGCGCGCGTCGCCTCGACCGTCGGCGTGATCATGACCCTAATCATGGGGATTAGAGATCCATGGGTGTTGGGAAGGGCTGCTGAACTTGGCCTGGCCATGCAGCTTACAAATATTGCTCGCGACGTGGGTGAGGACGCAAGACACGGAAGAGTGTATCTCCCATTAGAATGGCTTGGGGAGCAAAACGTTTCCGCAGATGAACTTGTTGTCTCTCCCATGTTTAGCTCAGGCATTGCAAACGTCGTCAAGCGGATTTTGGCGCACGCTGAGCAGTATTATCTATCGGCATCGCACGGTCTCTCACATCTTCCGAGAAACTGTCAGAGCGCCATGTGGGCTGCCAGGCTAATATATGCGGATATCGGCACGGTGATCAGAGAGAACCGCTATGATAGCATCAACCATCGCGCGCATACGTCCACGGTCAGGAAGTTGTGGCTCATGCTGCGTGCGTTGTTTTCCCCGCTTAGACCACCAGTTGCGCTTGACAGACACATGCCCGAGGCAGTGAGGTTTCTCGCCCATGGTTTGTAA
- a CDS encoding Rieske 2Fe-2S domain-containing protein, whose translation MSSIWTIGQRPNSRIDPALPSGPDWAQAAPPWIKRALNQVLKKPSGGWFVIDGCRNIGTGPTLYRIGGRDLVVWRAEQMLFVAPDACPHMGASLACGTVVGAQLRCPWHGLGLGKDGHGTWKPYPSYDDGVLLWARLDDVEPGIVFTSKPTLAQRPAHFLDSVIRIEAGCEPEDVIANRLDPWHGVHFHPHSFARLSVIDKGVDSITVRVAYRVLGPISVEVDACFHAPDPRTIVMTIVDGEGTGSVVETHATPIDAGRTAIVEATLATSERTGFRLARSAAKIVRPWIARSAKRLWVEDAAYAERTYQRRQSI comes from the coding sequence ATGTCTAGCATCTGGACCATTGGCCAGCGACCCAACTCTCGCATTGACCCCGCTTTGCCATCGGGTCCAGACTGGGCCCAAGCTGCGCCACCATGGATCAAGCGAGCGCTAAACCAGGTGCTCAAGAAGCCCTCGGGCGGCTGGTTCGTCATCGACGGATGTCGCAACATTGGCACGGGGCCGACATTGTATCGAATAGGGGGACGTGACCTTGTCGTGTGGCGCGCCGAACAGATGCTCTTTGTGGCGCCCGATGCTTGCCCTCATATGGGGGCGTCGTTAGCCTGCGGCACCGTTGTGGGGGCCCAACTTCGCTGCCCCTGGCATGGTCTCGGCTTGGGAAAGGACGGACATGGAACGTGGAAACCCTATCCCAGCTACGACGATGGGGTGCTCTTGTGGGCGCGTCTCGATGATGTAGAGCCCGGCATTGTATTCACCTCCAAGCCAACTTTGGCTCAGCGCCCCGCCCATTTTCTGGATTCGGTGATCCGTATCGAAGCGGGGTGCGAACCCGAAGATGTTATAGCGAACCGCCTTGATCCGTGGCACGGCGTGCATTTCCATCCGCATTCGTTTGCTCGCCTAAGTGTGATCGATAAAGGAGTCGATTCTATCACCGTGCGCGTCGCCTACCGCGTGTTGGGCCCCATCAGCGTCGAAGTCGATGCATGTTTTCATGCACCCGATCCTCGCACCATTGTCATGACCATCGTCGATGGAGAAGGGACCGGCTCGGTAGTAGAGACGCATGCCACGCCCATTGACGCAGGCCGCACCGCCATTGTCGAAGCAACCCTTGCTACTTCCGAACGCACGGGGTTTCGGCTCGCGAGGAGCGCGGCGAAGATTGTGCGACCGTGGATTGCGCGCTCAGCGAAACGCCTGTGGGTTGAAGACGCTGCCTATGCTGAGCGCACATATCAGCGGCGACAAAGCATATAA